From Saccharothrix espanaensis DSM 44229, the proteins below share one genomic window:
- the recR gene encoding recombination mediator RecR encodes MYEGPVQDLIDELGRLPGVGPKSAQRIAFHLLAADPADIGRLQDALQKVKDGVVFCDVCGNVSAEATCRICRDPRRDLTLICVVEEPKDVLAVERTREFKGRYHVLGGALDPLSGVGPDQLRIRQLLTRIGTDVNEIIIATDPNTEGEATATYLVRMLRDFPGLTVTRLASGLPMGGDLEFADELTLGRALSGRRSM; translated from the coding sequence ATGTACGAGGGGCCGGTCCAGGACTTGATCGACGAGCTCGGCAGGCTGCCGGGCGTCGGTCCCAAGAGCGCCCAGCGCATCGCCTTCCACCTGCTCGCGGCGGACCCGGCCGACATCGGCCGGCTCCAGGACGCCTTGCAGAAGGTCAAGGACGGGGTGGTGTTCTGCGACGTGTGCGGCAACGTCTCGGCCGAGGCGACCTGCCGCATCTGCCGCGACCCGCGCCGCGACCTGACCCTGATCTGCGTGGTCGAGGAGCCGAAGGACGTGCTGGCGGTCGAGCGGACCCGCGAGTTCAAGGGCCGCTACCACGTGCTGGGCGGCGCGCTGGACCCGCTGTCCGGGGTGGGGCCCGACCAGCTGCGGATCCGGCAGCTGCTGACCCGGATCGGCACGGACGTCAACGAGATCATCATCGCCACCGACCCGAACACCGAGGGCGAGGCGACCGCGACCTACCTGGTGCGGATGCTGCGCGACTTCCCCGGCCTGACCGTGACGCGGCTCGCGTCCGGGCTGCCGATGGGCGGCGACCTGGAGTTCGCGGACGAGCTCACCCTCGGCCGGGCGCTGTCCGGCCGGCGCAGCATGTGA
- a CDS encoding uridine kinase family protein yields the protein MRLVAVDGPSGSGKSTYSAELAAGLGAVLVPTDHFATWDDPVSWWPRLLSGVLEPLWAGRPARYRRMDWSAGWPRLGDEVTFDVPGVLVLEGVSAARRSIADRLDEAVWVEHPDPEQRLARAVARDGERSRAHLVRWQAFERGWFAVDGTRARADRVVTTG from the coding sequence GTGAGGCTGGTCGCGGTCGACGGGCCGTCCGGGTCGGGCAAGTCGACCTACTCGGCGGAGCTGGCCGCCGGGCTCGGCGCGGTCCTGGTGCCCACCGACCACTTCGCGACCTGGGACGACCCGGTGTCGTGGTGGCCGCGCCTGCTCTCCGGCGTGCTCGAACCGCTCTGGGCGGGCCGCCCGGCGCGCTACCGGCGCATGGACTGGTCGGCGGGGTGGCCCCGGCTCGGCGACGAGGTGACCTTCGACGTGCCGGGAGTCCTGGTGCTGGAAGGGGTCTCGGCGGCCCGCCGGTCGATCGCCGACCGGCTGGACGAGGCCGTCTGGGTCGAGCACCCGGACCCGGAGCAGCGGCTGGCGCGGGCGGTGGCGAGGGACGGCGAGCGCAGCCGCGCCCACCTCGTGCGCTGGCAGGCGTTCGAACGGGGCTGGTTCGCGGTGGACGGCACCCGCGCCCGCGCCGACCGGGTCGTCACGACCGGCTGA